Proteins from one Asterias rubens chromosome 21, eAstRub1.3, whole genome shotgun sequence genomic window:
- the LOC117304878 gene encoding orexin receptor type 2-like — MEPEMDMENPAFNSTLYSSMQLDSEYNQYILDFLKTKVFPAPYEYLIIAIYGLVFLLAIIGNTLVCIAVLRNEHMRTVTNYYIVNLAVADILVSLVCLPVTVVVDVSETWFFGGVLCLIIPYIQNTSVCVSVFTLTMIAVDRFLAICYPLKFQSSARRTIISVIVIWCVSLAITLANPLTMEVTSQQWMDGANPVWLSKCVEKKWDKTEGRKAYYVVMLVFTYIIPLYIIGLAYMMVCVRLWSGIPSDETSCQGKKAGNNNSGHAKGKRVMNKSAEAQLQSRRKVARMLIVVVVIFAVCYLPIRVLNVLSAFGAFSQANVDMMAHSANLGVAYLIAHMMAFINSAINPLIYNFMSAKFRQAFKMTFNCCGSDSKRHSRYTQRYTKCQSFNQSSAISDSRANTNTECFSMANRPNSIVHTTEA, encoded by the exons ATGGAACCGGAAATGGACATGGAAAACCCTGCTTTCAACTCGACTCTTTACTCCAGTATGCAATTAGACAGTGAATACAACCAGTACATCCTCGACTTTCTGAAAACTAAAGTCTTCCCTGCTCCATATGAATACCTAATAATTGCCATCTATGGATTGGTGTTCCTGCTAGCGATCATCGGTAACACGCTAGTATGTATCGCCGTACTGCGTAATGAACACATGCGTACTGTTACCAATTATTACATTGTGAATCTTGCCGTGGCAGACATCTTGGTATCTTTAGTTTGTCTTCCTGTTACTGTGGTTGTGGACGTCTCAGAGACTTGGTTCTTCGGAGGTGTTTTGTGTTTAATCATTCCCTACATACAG AACACCTCAGTGTGCGTGTCTGTTTTCACGTTGACAATGATCGCAGTGGACAGGTTCCTGGCAATCTGTTACCCTCTGAAGTTCCAGAGCTCAGCCAGACGTACCATCATCTCAGTCATCGTCATCTGGTGCGTGTCACTTGCCATCACTCTGGCCAATCCACTCACAATGGAAGTAACCAGTCAACAATGGATGGATGGCGCCAACCCAGTGTGGCTTTCAAAATGTGTAGAA AAAAAATGGGATAAAACCGAAGGGAGGAAAGCATACTATGTTGTTATGCTGGTGTTTACGTACATCATTCCTCTCTACATAATCGGACTTGCGTACATGATG GTTTGTGTACGACTGTGGTCTGGTATCCCAAGTGACGAGACAAGTTGCCAAGGTAAAAAAGCTGGGAACAACAACTCCGGCCATGCAAAGGGCAAAAGGGTAATGAACAAGAGCGCCGAAGCCCAACTGCAATCTCGCCGTAAGGTAGCTCGTATGCTGATTGTGGTAGTGGTCATCTTCGCTGTATGCTATCTTCCAATTCGTGTGCTGAATGTTTTAAG TGCGTTCGGTGCGTTCTCCCAGGCGAACGTTGATATGATGGCTCACAGTGCTAACCTTGGCGTTGCTTATCTCATTGCCCACATGATGGCGTTTATCAACAGTGCCATCAATCCTCTTATATACAACTTTATGAGTG CAAAGTTTCGTCAAGCATTCAAGATGACGTTCAACTGTTGTGGTTCCGACTCCAAACGGCACTCCCGTTACACCCAGCGTTACACCAAATGCCAGTCCTTCAACCAAAGCTCTGCGATATCAGACAGCCGCGCAAACACCAATACGGAGTGCTTCTCTATGGCTAACCGACCCAATTCTATTGTACATACAACCGAGGCTTAG